The stretch of DNA TTGCCGCCGTAGTCGGCGCTTCTGGACAGCGAGTCGACGATCAGTCCGAGCAACTGGGCCTGTGCGGGCTCGAGTTCGCGGAGCATATCGTCGATCCGGCGGGTGTGTTCGTCGATTTCGAGGACGGAAGCGAGCACGTCGTGGCCGAGTCGGTTCGCCTCGTCGGCATCGTCGGCGAACAGCGCGTCCATCGACCGCTCGAAGATCGTCCCGGCTTCGGCGTGGAGTCCGTGAATGGCGTCGGCGACGTCGGCGGGCAGATCGTCGAGTTTGAGCGCGAGATCGCTAATCTTGACCGCGTGGTCGGCGATCCGCTCGAGCTGGCGGGCGCTCGAGTGGTAGTCGAAGCAGGCCTCGCGGGAGACGCCGAGTTCCTCGACGGCGCGGGGCGATCGCAGCGTGGCGCGGAAGATCCGCGAGACGACGAGCCAGAGTCGGTCGACGTCGTCGTCGCGATCGATCACGTCGCGTGCGATCGCGTCGTCGTTCTCGATCAGTGCCGTCACCGCGTCCTCGAGCATCGATCGTGCGATCAGGCGCATGCGCGTGACGGCGTTGACGATCGACAGCTCCGAGGAGTCGAGCAGGTCCTGAATGACCACGCCCTCGCTCGTCTCCTCGAGCACTTCGACGCCGACGAGCCGCTGGGTCGCGTCGCGAATCGCGCCGCGTTGCTCGGTCGTGATCCCGCCCGCCTCGAGCGAGATGACGTCGAAGCCGCTGACGTACATCGTCATCACGGCCCGCATCAGTTCCTCCCCCTCGAGTCCCGTGACGTCGAGGGTCCCTTTCTGGCGTCGCGTTTCGCGTTCGGGGGTCAGAAGGAGTTCGTCTCCGTCGGGATAGAATTCGACAGTGGTACCGCTGCTGACGTCGTTGTCCGTCGCCCAGGTTTTCGGCAACGAGACGGTGAACGTCGATCCGCCCGTCACCTGCACCTTTCGCGTCTCCATACGAATCCATCCCGACTGCAACAATATAAATCCACTAGTCTATAGAGTAATACTGTTGTGGGGAATCAGGCCATCTATACCCAGATATCTCGACTTTAGATACCCAGAGATTGGTATACATACGACGATAACTGTTATCATATATAGGCCTATATACCACGTGTGTTCGACGGAGCACCGGCGTCTATCGGCCGGAAACGGAGCCGCAATCGGGCTCCCGAACGCCGATCGACCGGGGGTTGGCGGCGACGATCACCGAACGTCCTCGAGGTCGACGGTGGCTCGAACGTCCGCCGAGAGCCACGTCGTCGTTCGGACCGCTTCGGGACACTCCCGCGGCGCGATCGTCCACCGATCGGGTCGATCCTCGTATCGGACGACGGTCGACTCGAGCTCGATCGCGTCGGGGGTCCGGTGCGTTGCCGTAGCCGGGTGCTGTCGGGGCGAGGGAGCGCCGTGAGCGTTGGTGGATTCGTTCATGGGTTCGGGAAGCGGTCGTTCCCGTACGCGAATCGACCCACGACACGTACAAAGCCGCTGCTAATTGTGGTATTGAGTGATCCATACGCGGAATAGCTCTCCGTATCTGTGTCGGGTCCGCCGTCGAACGATGGCGGTGTCGCGGAACAGCCACGTCGGTCCGAACGGAGCGCCGATCCAGTGCACCAACGCGCTCTCGAGCGACGGGACGGATCGCTTCTCACCGCCATCGGTTTCGCCGCTACAACCGCCGAAAATGTCCGTCACCATCGTCGCGGACCGATCGTCACGTTCCGTCGGTTCGTTCTGGATACGAAGAGGAGACGGCGAAACGGGCGCTACCTTCGAGCGCCGTCCAGCGCCGAGCGCATGAACGTCTCGTGGACGTCGGTCGTCGAGCCGTCGTTCGTGGGTTCACACCGCTCGTACGTTCCGTCCGATCGCATCACCCACCGGTTCCGGTCGTCCGAGAGCAGCGTCTCGAAGAGCCCGTCGAGCCGGCGCTGGAGACGCGGATCCTCGATCGGCGTGACCGCCTCGACCCGATTGTCGAGGTTGCGAGTCATCCAGTCGGCCGAGCCGATGTAGTATCGACCGTCGCCTCCCGCTCGGAAGTAGAAGATCCGCGAGTGCTCGAGGAAGCGACCGACGACGCTGTACACGTCGATCGTCTCGCTGATGCCCTCGAGCCCGGGCCGAAGCCGACAGATGTCCCGGACGATGAGGTCGATGTCGACGCCAGCCATCGACGCCTCGTAGAGCTCCCGGACCAGCTCCGGGTCTTCCAGGCGATTCATCTTCGCGACGATGCGCGCCATCTCGCCGTTCCGCGCGCGCTCGGCCTCCGCGCGGACGAGATCGACGAAGCGGTCGCGCATGTTCCCCGGGGCGATGAGCAGTTTACGGTACTCCCGGTGCATCGAGTGGCCCGTGAAGTAGTTGAACAGCTTGACGAGGTCCTGCCCGATGTCCCGGTCGGCCGTCAACAGCCCCAGATCCTCGTAGCGCTTCGCGGTTTCGGAGTGGTAGTTTCCGGTCCCCACGTGCGAGTAGAGCCGGACGCCCTCGTCCTCGTCGCGGACCACCAGCGACGTCTTCGTGTGCGTCTTGTAGCCGATCGTCCCGTAGGCGACGTGGATCCCTTCCTCCTCGAGCTTCTTCGCCCACTCGAGGTTGTTCTCCTCGTCGAAGCGGGCCTTGAGTTCGACCATGACCGCGACCTGCTTCCCGTTGCGAGCGGCCTCGAGCAGGCTCTCGACGATCTGGGAATCGCTCGCCGTCCGGTAGATCGCCGCCTTTATCGCGAGGACGTCCGGGTCGTTGGCCGCCGTTTCGAGGAACCGCTGGACGGTCCCCTCGAAGGAGTGATAGGGGTGGTGAACGAGGACGTCGTCGGTCCGGATGACGTCGAACACGGTCTCCCCCTCGTCGAGCCGATCCAGCCGCGGATGGGGTTGGGGCGACCACTCCGGCAGTTTCAGTTCGGGTCGGTCGAGGGCGGTCAGCTCCGCGAAGTCGCGGTAGTCGAGGGGGCCGCCGAGGTGGAACACCTCCCGGTCGTCGAGGTCGAGTTCGCGGGTGAGAACGTCGAGGATTCGATCGGACGTGTCGCGTTCGATCTCGAGCCGGACGACGGTGGCGAACCGTCGCTCCTCGATCACTTCCTCGATCATCTCGATCAGATCCTCGGCGACCTCCTCGTCGCGCCTGACCTCCGCGTTGCGCGTCACGCGGAACAGCGCCGTGTCCACGATGTCGACGTCCGGAAAGAGCAACTCGAGATTCGCCCGAACGGCGTCCTCGAGGAGGACGTACCTGGGCTCGTCGCCGAGCTGGATGAACCGAAGCTGGTTGCGCGGGATCTTCACCCGGGAGAACGTCAGCTCCGCGTCGGGTCGTTCTCGAGTCAGGACCGCGAGAGACAGGCTCTGATTCGAAATGAACGGAAACGAGTGGGCCGGGTCGAACGTCAACGGAGTCAGCGTCGGGAGCACCGCACTCTCGAAGTACTCGCGTAGCTGTCGGCGCTCGTCGTCCGACAGCGCGTCGTACTCGACCACGTCGATCCCCTCGTCGGCCAGCGCCGGCAGGATTTCCTCGCGGTAGCACCGTGCCTGCCGCTCCAGCAGCGGTTCCGCCTCCGCGAGGGCCGCGTTCCACTGTTCGCGGGGCGTGCGGCCGTCCGGCGTTTCGTCGGTGATACCCGCGGCGATCTGCTGTTTCAGGCCGCCGATACGCTTCCGGAAGAACTCGTCGAGGTTCGTCGTCACGATCGCGAGGAACTTCACCCGCTCTAACAGGGGGTTGTCCGCATCCAGCACCTCGTGGAGGACCCGACGCTGAAAGGCGAGTTCGCTGAGCTCGCGGTTCAGGTAGTAGGTCGGGTCCGAGAGGTCGACGGTCCGCTGCTCCGCGGACGAATCAGCACCCTCCGCCGCGGACGAAGCGGCCGACTCTGCCGCGGCGGAATCGGCCTCGGTCGGTTCCGCTGTGCCGTCGGCCTCGGTCGGTTCCGCTGTGCCGTCGGCCTCGGTCGATTCCGTTGCGCCATCGGTCTCGACCGACACGTCCGGCCGGTCGCGGTCCGAGTCCGTTGCGGAGGCGGCGTCCGTACCCGTCTCCGCAGCAGCGCTCGTCTCGATTTCGTCCCCAGAACCGACCTCGGAACCGAGGTCACGGCGATCGACATCGGCGACTCCTTCGGACTCGAGGTCGGTCGAGGCGGGCGATGCGCGTTCGGGTCCGCGCGGGCCGTCGGCCCGTTCGGAACGGTCACTCCCGTCGTCGGGTTCCCGCCGTTCGGAACCGGTGTTCCGATCGTCGTCCTCGGTCCCGTCCCCATCGTCGAACACCGACTGGAGCGCGAGCGTCGTCTCCTCCGTCGCCTCGCTCGTCCCGTCGTCGGTCGGCGGTTCGGTGCCGTCGCTCTCGGACTGCTCTCGCTCGTTCATCCCGAAACACCACTCACTCCGGTCAACTGTCGTCCCCGACGATTTTCTCGGCCGATCGATCGACGTGGCCGGTTCCGGGCACGCGTATCGTCCGCTCGCGGCCGACGTCGTACGCCGTGAGCGTCCCGCCGTAGACACAGCCCGTGTCGAGACCGACCGCCCACGCCCGCTCGATCGGCTCCGCGAGCACGGTGTGGCCGAAAAAGACCCGCGGCGGCCCGTCGTAGCGCTCGAACCAGAACGGCCCGTCGTAGCCGTCGCCGTTCGGCGATCGCATCGTCGACACGTCGTCGGCCGAGTGGGCCGACAGCGGCCGGGTCGGGTCGACGCCGCCGTGGACGACGAGCCCCCCGTCCCACGAAATCGCGGTCGGGAGCGACTCGAGGTACTGGTGGTCGGTCGAATCGAGCGCCGACAGCGAGGCCGATCCCTCGAGGATCTTCTGCTCGTTGTTCCCCCGGACGGATAGCAGCTGCGGGGACCGCCGCACGCGATCCAGTACGGCCTTGCTCTCCGGCCCCTTCCGGACGAGGTCGCCGACGAACACGGCGAGATCGTTCGGACCGAGATCGAGCCGCTCCAGCAGCGCCTCTAGCGCGTCGAGGCAGCCGTGAACGTCGCCGACGACGTAGACGTCGTCTTTGCTCTCGAGGTCGAGGTGCCGGTAGTCGAACGATACCGCGTCGTCTAACGCGTGAGTGGCGGTCGTCACGTCGTATACGGCAGAACGCTGGGTCGAGACTGGATAAGTCGTTTATATGTTGCGTATTGAACAGTATATAGTCGCGTATAGTTCCAGTACGATCCTCGAGACCGGCGGATCGCCGGCGACGCCGGCGGAGCGACTCGCGGGGAACCGGGCGGCTCGAGACGCGGGGATTTCTTTACCATCGCCGCCCGAGCACGGGGTATGCACGTCGTCGTCAACGCCGCGATGAGCGCGGACGGAAAACTCTCCTCGCGCCGGCGCGAACAGCTCGCGATCAGCGGCGAGGCGGACTTCGAGCGCGTCGACCGGCTGCGAGCCGAGAGCGACGCCGTCGCGGTCGGTGTCGGAACCGTCCTCGCGGACGATCCGCACCTGACGGTCAAAGACGACGACCTGCGGAAGCGACGCCGGAACGACGGACGGCCGGGGAATCCCGCACGGATCGTCGTCGACTCGAGCGGGCGGACGCCGACGGACGCGGCGGTTCTCGACGACGCGGCGACGACCTACGTCTGCCTGAGCGAGGCCGCACCCGTCGATCGACGCGCGGCCCTCGCCGACCGCGCCGAGTTGATTACGGCGGGCGACGACCGCGTCGACCTCCTGCGCGCGTTCGCGACGCTTCGGGAGGCCGGCCTCGAGCGGATCATGGTCGAGGGCGGCGGCGAACTCATCTTCTCGCTGTTCGACGCCGGCCTGGTCGACGAGCTACGCGTGTTCGTCGGGCCGAAAGTCATCGGCGGCCGCGACGCGCCGACGCTCGCCGACGGCGACGGGTTCGTCGCGGCGTTCCCGACGCTCGAACTCGCGGCGGTCGACCGGCTCGACGCCGGCGTGTTGCTGACGTGGCGCGTCGAGGATCGATAGACCGGGCGGAGAGACGAACGCGGTCGGGACTCTCCCGCTACTCGAACGTCGGGTCCCGATCCTCGACGAACGCGTCCATCCCCTCGCGCTGGTCGTGGGTGCCGAAGAGGCTCGCGAAAGCGCGTTTCTCGTACCCGAGGCCGCTTCCCTGCGATCCCTCGTAGCCCTGATTGATGGCCTCCTTGGCGGTCCGCATCGCGAACGCCGGTTTCGCGGCGAGCCGATCGGCCAACTCGTCGGCGACCGTCTCGAGTTCGTCGTCCGCCACGACCTCGCCGAACAGGCCCGCCTCGGCGGCCGACTCGGCGTCGAGCCGCTCGCCGAGGAAGATCATCCGTCGCGCCGTCTCGTCGCCGACCAGCCGGGGCAGTCGCTGGGTAGCCCCCCAGCCGGGAATGATCCCGAGATCGATCTCCGTGTTGCCGATCAGCGCCGACTCGCCGGCGACCCGCAGGTCGCAGGCCAGCGCCATCTCGCAGCCGCCGCCGAAGGCGTAGCCGTTGACCGCCGCGATCGTCGGCGCGGGGAACGCCTCGAGCGCGTCGGCGACGTCGTGGCCGAGTTCGCCCCACTCCTGGGCGGCTTCGGGGGAGAGGTCCCGCATGTATTTGATGTCGGCGCCGGCGATGAACGCGTCACCCGCGCCCGTCAGGACGAGTGCACGCGCATCCTCGTCCGCGGCCGTCGCGATCGCGTCGCCCATCGCCTCGAGCGTCTCGACGTTCAACGCGTTGAGCGCGTCGGGTCGGTCAACGGTCAGCGTCGCTACGTCGTCGTCCCACTCGAGTCGGACTGTGTCCCAGGACATACACCGCCGTTCGTCGGCGACCGCCAAATCCCTTCCCACGCGATTCACGTCGCAATAGCGGGGCGTCACCGCCGACCGACCGATCACACCCGTCACATCTTTCCTCGGCGGTCCCCTACGGACGCCCATGGAACGAGCCACGTTCGGCGGCGGTTGTTTCTGGTGTACCGAGGCCGCGATGAAAGAGCTCGAGGGCGTGTCGTCGGTCACCTCCGGCTACGCCGGCGGGCACGTCGAGGAGCCGTCCTACCGCGAGGTCTGTTCCGGGAACACCGGACACGCGGAGGTCGTCCAGGTCGAGTACGATCCCGACGCCATCGGCTACGACGACCTGCTCGAGGTGTTCTTCGCGACCCACGACCCGACCCAGCTGAACAGGCAGGGGCCCGACGTCGGAACCCAGTACCGCTCGATCGTGCTCTACCACGACGACGACCAACGGAATCAGGCCGAGGCCTACATCGAGGCCCTCGACGAGGAGTACGACGACGAGGTCGTGACCGAACTGGAGCCGCTCGAGACGTTCTACCGCGCCGAAGAGAAACACCAGGACTACTTCGAGAAGCACCCGAACGACGCCTACTGTACGATGCACGCGGCCCCGAAAGTCGAGAAAGTCCGCGAGAGGTTCGCCGAGAAAGTCACTACGAAGCAGTAAGAAGGGAAACGAGTCCGTTCGCGTTCGGTTCCCCCTCATGTGGGATAGCGAGACAGTAGCGGACCACTATAGATACGCAGTCACTAGATAACGATTTACGAGAGTTACATCTCCGCTTACATGGTCGGCGTATCAGGCAGAACGACGAGCGAAGGAACGACCGAAGCGACGTTCGCCGAGTCCCTTGATCCGTTGTTGCATCTCGGCCGATACGAGAAACGGGTCGTTCTCGACGAATCGGAGCACGCAGTCGGCGTTACGGCCTATCCGGAGTACCCCGTTCGGGTGTACGAAGACGAGAATCGGTGGGTGTATCTCGAGGGGCGGATCTACGACCACGACGGGTCGCTCGAACGCGAGTTGCTGACGGTCGCTCGGCACGCGCTCGAATCGGATACGGACGCGCTGACGGAGTGGTTGTTGGAGACCGACGGGGAGTTCGTCGTCGTCGCGGCCGACAAGCGGTCCGGTCGGCTCGCGTTGCTGAACGATCTCCTTGGTCGCCTCCCGCTCCATTATCATCACGACGGCGACTCGTTCGTCTTCTCTCGCGAGCTCCGCTACATTATGAACTGTCGCGACGTCTCCTTCGATTCGGTGGGTGTCGCCCAGTCCCTCCTGCTCGGCTATACGCTCGGGAGCCGATCGCTCCTCCGGGACGTCGAACGGCTCCGGCCGGCGACGCTACTGACGTTCGATCCGGCACAGGACAGGCTCACGACGTCGACGCTCCACACGTTCTCCTTCGACGAGCCCGCCTACGCCGATCGGAGTCGAGAGCGGAACGCGACGGAACTCGTCTCTCGGTTCAGGGCGGCCTGTCGTAGCCGCGCCGGTATCGGCGACCGCGACGTCGTTTCCCTGAGCGGCGGACTCGACTCTCGGTCCGTCCTCGCCGGCTATCACACCGGGGGGCTGCCGGTCACTGCCGCCACTATGGCGTCCGAAGCCTACGTCCCGATGCCGGACGTCGAGATTGCGGGCCAACTCGCGGACATCTACGGGATCGACTGGCGGACCTATCGCGTCGATTCCCCCCGAGGCGGCGACCTCGACACGATCATCAAGACGAAAAACGGACAAATCGGCCTTCTCACGTCGTTCATTATCGATTTCTTTCGCGAGCTTCACGACGACTTCGGTCCGTCGATGACCTACGTTACCGGGGACGGCGGTGACAAGGTTCTCCCCGATCTGACGCCGGCGAAGCCGCTCGCGGACGACGATCTCATCGACCACATCGTCCGCGAAAACCGATTCCTGCCGCTCGAGGACGTCTCGGAGATCACCGGCCTGTCGGAGTCGGCCATCGAGGAGAGCATCCGATCCCGGATCGAGACGTATCCCGAACGAACGCCCGAAGCGAAGTACGTTCACTTCCTCGTCTCGGAGCGAGCGGTCAACTTCCTGTTCGAGGGGGAAGATCGGAATCGGTTCTTCTTC from Natrinema salaciae encodes:
- a CDS encoding asparagine synthetase B family protein, giving the protein MVGVSGRTTSEGTTEATFAESLDPLLHLGRYEKRVVLDESEHAVGVTAYPEYPVRVYEDENRWVYLEGRIYDHDGSLERELLTVARHALESDTDALTEWLLETDGEFVVVAADKRSGRLALLNDLLGRLPLHYHHDGDSFVFSRELRYIMNCRDVSFDSVGVAQSLLLGYTLGSRSLLRDVERLRPATLLTFDPAQDRLTTSTLHTFSFDEPAYADRSRERNATELVSRFRAACRSRAGIGDRDVVSLSGGLDSRSVLAGYHTGGLPVTAATMASEAYVPMPDVEIAGQLADIYGIDWRTYRVDSPRGGDLDTIIKTKNGQIGLLTSFIIDFFRELHDDFGPSMTYVTGDGGDKVLPDLTPAKPLADDDLIDHIVRENRFLPLEDVSEITGLSESAIEESIRSRIETYPERTPEAKYVHFLVSERAVNFLFEGEDRNRFFFWSTTPFYSLPFFRYAMNCPTDQKTRYKLYRSFLRELSPEAASQTHPDYNAAVDSPRHAATAVVDDLLSRYPGAFEVVKPLIRAINGLDTDSSLPPTTIDCIQRQIDQCDTVGDVLSADEIQRLLDAHEEYDRSEIFRVFSLTSVIDDLHSTESVLETHPETVFE
- a CDS encoding phosphate uptake regulator PhoU, which codes for METRKVQVTGGSTFTVSLPKTWATDNDVSSGTTVEFYPDGDELLLTPERETRRQKGTLDVTGLEGEELMRAVMTMYVSGFDVISLEAGGITTEQRGAIRDATQRLVGVEVLEETSEGVVIQDLLDSSELSIVNAVTRMRLIARSMLEDAVTALIENDDAIARDVIDRDDDVDRLWLVVSRIFRATLRSPRAVEELGVSREACFDYHSSARQLERIADHAVKISDLALKLDDLPADVADAIHGLHAEAGTIFERSMDALFADDADEANRLGHDVLASVLEIDEHTRRIDDMLRELEPAQAQLLGLIVDSLSRSADYGGNIAETALQKAAPRP
- a CDS encoding enoyl-CoA hydratase/isomerase family protein — protein: MSWDTVRLEWDDDVATLTVDRPDALNALNVETLEAMGDAIATAADEDARALVLTGAGDAFIAGADIKYMRDLSPEAAQEWGELGHDVADALEAFPAPTIAAVNGYAFGGGCEMALACDLRVAGESALIGNTEIDLGIIPGWGATQRLPRLVGDETARRMIFLGERLDAESAAEAGLFGEVVADDELETVADELADRLAAKPAFAMRTAKEAINQGYEGSQGSGLGYEKRAFASLFGTHDQREGMDAFVEDRDPTFE
- a CDS encoding 2,5-diamino-6-(ribosylamino)-4(3H)-pyrimidinone 5'-phosphate reductase; translated protein: MHVVVNAAMSADGKLSSRRREQLAISGEADFERVDRLRAESDAVAVGVGTVLADDPHLTVKDDDLRKRRRNDGRPGNPARIVVDSSGRTPTDAAVLDDAATTYVCLSEAAPVDRRAALADRAELITAGDDRVDLLRAFATLREAGLERIMVEGGGELIFSLFDAGLVDELRVFVGPKVIGGRDAPTLADGDGFVAAFPTLELAAVDRLDAGVLLTWRVEDR
- the msrA gene encoding peptide-methionine (S)-S-oxide reductase MsrA, which encodes MERATFGGGCFWCTEAAMKELEGVSSVTSGYAGGHVEEPSYREVCSGNTGHAEVVQVEYDPDAIGYDDLLEVFFATHDPTQLNRQGPDVGTQYRSIVLYHDDDQRNQAEAYIEALDEEYDDEVVTELEPLETFYRAEEKHQDYFEKHPNDAYCTMHAAPKVEKVRERFAEKVTTKQ
- a CDS encoding DUF7511 domain-containing protein, which gives rise to MNESTNAHGAPSPRQHPATATHRTPDAIELESTVVRYEDRPDRWTIAPRECPEAVRTTTWLSADVRATVDLEDVR
- a CDS encoding metallophosphoesterase family protein; amino-acid sequence: MTTATHALDDAVSFDYRHLDLESKDDVYVVGDVHGCLDALEALLERLDLGPNDLAVFVGDLVRKGPESKAVLDRVRRSPQLLSVRGNNEQKILEGSASLSALDSTDHQYLESLPTAISWDGGLVVHGGVDPTRPLSAHSADDVSTMRSPNGDGYDGPFWFERYDGPPRVFFGHTVLAEPIERAWAVGLDTGCVYGGTLTAYDVGRERTIRVPGTGHVDRSAEKIVGDDS
- the ppk1 gene encoding polyphosphate kinase 1 — its product is MNEREQSESDGTEPPTDDGTSEATEETTLALQSVFDDGDGTEDDDRNTGSERREPDDGSDRSERADGPRGPERASPASTDLESEGVADVDRRDLGSEVGSGDEIETSAAAETGTDAASATDSDRDRPDVSVETDGATESTEADGTAEPTEADGTAEPTEADSAAAESAASSAAEGADSSAEQRTVDLSDPTYYLNRELSELAFQRRVLHEVLDADNPLLERVKFLAIVTTNLDEFFRKRIGGLKQQIAAGITDETPDGRTPREQWNAALAEAEPLLERQARCYREEILPALADEGIDVVEYDALSDDERRQLREYFESAVLPTLTPLTFDPAHSFPFISNQSLSLAVLTRERPDAELTFSRVKIPRNQLRFIQLGDEPRYVLLEDAVRANLELLFPDVDIVDTALFRVTRNAEVRRDEEVAEDLIEMIEEVIEERRFATVVRLEIERDTSDRILDVLTRELDLDDREVFHLGGPLDYRDFAELTALDRPELKLPEWSPQPHPRLDRLDEGETVFDVIRTDDVLVHHPYHSFEGTVQRFLETAANDPDVLAIKAAIYRTASDSQIVESLLEAARNGKQVAVMVELKARFDEENNLEWAKKLEEEGIHVAYGTIGYKTHTKTSLVVRDEDEGVRLYSHVGTGNYHSETAKRYEDLGLLTADRDIGQDLVKLFNYFTGHSMHREYRKLLIAPGNMRDRFVDLVRAEAERARNGEMARIVAKMNRLEDPELVRELYEASMAGVDIDLIVRDICRLRPGLEGISETIDVYSVVGRFLEHSRIFYFRAGGDGRYYIGSADWMTRNLDNRVEAVTPIEDPRLQRRLDGLFETLLSDDRNRWVMRSDGTYERCEPTNDGSTTDVHETFMRSALDGARR